A region of Diospyros lotus cultivar Yz01 chromosome 3, ASM1463336v1, whole genome shotgun sequence DNA encodes the following proteins:
- the LOC127797594 gene encoding 11S globulin seed storage protein Ana o 2.0101-like: MASCSFTALGLFLLVLCNGCLAIRQGRQEEQEPYRRSQGDCRLQKLRTLEPDSQIQHEAGVTQIWNPNSDEMQCAGITASRHVIDRRAALLPSFTNAPMVVYVEQGRGLLGTVFPGCPETYQSFQRQSQEGSKSRRSDDRHQKLRRLQQGDVFVLTAGVAHWVFNDGNNKLVLFAIHDVSNRENQLDDNLRRFLLAGSPPERRGGKQQLPNITNIFQYFDTRILADAFSVPVSIARKLKEVDESKGFIVRVQKAFQVIKPQASSSEEEDEEEQRGSGRNGIEETICSMKLVENIADPERADIYTAEGGRIATLNSRNLPILKRVKLSAGRVVLHKNGMVVPHWNMDAHSIMFVTKGSGKVQVIGMSRRPIFDGEVRKGQILIVPQNHALTKIAGDDGLEWFTVKTNDQASITPLAGPTSAIRALPVDLLMSSYGLTNEEARKLKEETKEVTIVVRRRSSRGRKEEGSREGSRRPEEEEEEGEESEGSSRGQKEEGREGSSRRKEDKGSEAAVEAVKAIVEAIM; this comes from the exons ATGGCCAGCTGCTCCTTCACTGCTCTGGGCCTCTTCCTTCTGGTTCTCTGCAATGGCTGCCTCGCCATCCGGCAAGGCCGCCAAGAGGAGCAAGAGCCCTACCGGCGGAGCCAGGGCGACTGCCGGCTCCAGAAGCTCCGGACACTCGAACCCGACAGCCAGATCCAGCACGAGGCCGGCGTCACTCAGATCTGGAACCCCAACTCCGATGAGATGCAGTGCGCCGGAATCACAGCCTCCCGCCACGTCATTGATCGCCGAGCCGCCCTCCTCCCCTCCTTCACCAACGCCCCCATGGTCGTCTACGTCGAACAAG GGAGGGGTCTACTTGGGACGGTGTTTCCGGGGTGTCCAGAGACGTACCAATCGTTCCAACGCCAATCTCAGGAAGGAAGCAAGTCGCGGAGGTCCGACGACCGGCACCAAAAGTTGCGCCGCCTCCAGCAGGGAGACGTCTTCGTCTTGACGGCAGGAGTGGCTCACTGGGTGTTCAACGACGGCAACAACAAGCTTGTTCTTTTCGCGATTCACGACGTCAGCAACCGAGAAAACCAGCTTGATGACAACCTCAGG AGATTCTTGCTTGCAGGGAGCCCGCCGGAGAGACGAGGCGGCAAGCAACAGCTTCCCAATATCACCAACATTTTCCAGTACTTCGACACGAGGATTCTGGCCGACGCTTTCAGCGTGCCCGTGAGCATTGCCCGGAAACTGAAGGAGGTGGATGAAAGCAAGGGATTcatagtgagggtccaaaaagcGTTCCAGGTGATCAAGCCCCAGGCGTCTTCGTCGGAGGAGGAGGACGAAGAAGAACAAAGAGGGTCCGGGAGAAATGGTATAGAGGAAACCATTTGCTCTATGAAGCTTGTGGAGAACATTGCTGACCCTGAGAGGGCCGATATCTACACCGCCGAGGGTGGTCGAATCGCCACCCTCAATAGCCGCAACCTCCCCATCCTCAAGCGCGTCAAGCTCAGTGCCGGGAGAGTAGTTCTCCACAAG AATGGGATGGTGGTGCCTCACTGGAACATGGACGCGCACAGCATAATGTTTGTGACGAAGGGAAGCGGCAAAGTCCAGGTGATAGGGATGTCCAGGCGGCCGATCTTCGACGGCGAGGTCCGAAAGGGTCAGATCTTGATCGTGCCCCAGAACCATGCATTGACGAAGATAGCCGGAGACGACGGCCTGGAGTGGTTTACAGTGAAGACCAACGACCAAGCCAGCATCACGCCTCTCGCCGGACCAACGTCGGCCATCCGGGCGCTGCCAGTGGATCTCCTGATGTCGTCCTATGGGTTAACCAATGAAGAAGCCAGGAAGCTCAAGGAGGAGACGAAGGAGGTAACCATCGTGGTCCGTCGTAGGTCGTCCCGCGGCCGGAAGGAGGAAGGAAGTAGGGAGGGGTCCCGCCGgccggaggaggaggaggaggaaggagaagaaagcgAAGGGTCAAGCCGTGGCCAGAAAGAGGAAGGACGGGAAGGGTCAAGCCGCCGGAAGGAGGATAAAGGAAGCGAAGCTGCTGTGGAAGCTGTGAAGGCCATTGTTGAGGCCATTATGTAA